GCTGGGAGCGTACCTGCTCCTGCTGCTTGTCATTCCGCTCGGACGGCAGAGTTTCACCTGGTTCGGCCACCGCCCCGAGATAGCCGGTCTGGAACGGACATATTTCACGGTAATGATGTGCGCGGCCGTGATGCCGATGATGAACAACAATTTCGCCTCGTTTTTCACCGGCCGCGGCCTGACCCATATCACGATGCTCAGCAACGTCACCGGCAACGCGATCAATATTTTCCTGGACTGGGTGCTGATCTTCGGACATCTCGGCGCGCCGCGGCTGGGCATTTTCGGCGCGGCCCTGGCCACGGCGGTCAGCTCGGCCGTACCGCCGGCGATCATGTTCGCCCTGTTCCTCAAACCAGGCTACCAGGCCGACTACGATACCCGCGGCCAGCGCAGGGTTCGTCCCGGACTGCTGAAAAAATTCCTCAAGCTCGGCCTGCCCTCCGGCATCCACGACCTGACCTATTATCTCGCCGTCGCGCTGTTTTTCATGTTCATGGGCAGGGCCCTGCCCGAGTCGCTGGCGGCCAACAATATCGCCTGGTCGATCAACGAGTTGCTGACAGTCTATATCCACGGGCTGACCCTGGCCAACACCACTCTGCTGGCCCAGTGTATCGGCGCGGGGCGGC
The sequence above is a segment of the Candidatus Glassbacteria bacterium genome. Coding sequences within it:
- a CDS encoding MATE family efflux transporter, with amino-acid sequence MERPEFQPAVSVEAALGSGPLTGRLFRIAVPLIFNQGSVILMMFVDRMFLSWYGTDEISAVWPATFLYMACATLFYGVTAFINIYVAQYHGAGNKKMCSATVWQGAYLALGAYLLLLLVIPLGRQSFTWFGHRPEIAGLERTYFTVMMCAAVMPMMNNNFASFFTGRGLTHITMLSNVTGNAINIFLDWVLIFGHLGAPRLGIFGAALATAVSSAVPPAIMFALFLKPGYQADYDTRGQRRVRPGLLKKFLKLGLPSGIHDLTYYLAVALFFMFMGRALPESLAANNIAWSINELLTVYIHGLTLANTTLLAQCIGAGRQEEGERLTYLVLKILLGMALVVGAVYVLFGEDIFWLFRPRVT